Proteins encoded in a region of the Methylobacterium radiotolerans JCM 2831 genome:
- a CDS encoding DUF937 domain-containing protein: protein MFNPLEMFQAQGEAGLQAMGQPFGLTTEQTARAFEALMPALTLGLQRSVGLDPAGFARMFGLEAAKPAPAQGFEALGQMFGSAQLMQAVLRQASATSGVGAQVLRQMLPMMAGAVVASIVHVMLNQPQAEPARPSAPPPPVPFPFGPAWAEMAKAMMPAVEPPAPPPKPAAKPTARPTAKPAANPQAAAGEAGSDMFQQMLRTGAEVQGNNIRAMQELFETFWPASGTPSASAAPPAPSGSPAPPDPAPADPAAGKGRRGRQPGGTG from the coding sequence ATGTTCAACCCGCTCGAGATGTTCCAGGCCCAGGGCGAGGCCGGGCTTCAGGCCATGGGCCAGCCGTTCGGCCTGACGACCGAGCAGACGGCGCGCGCCTTCGAGGCGCTGATGCCGGCCCTGACGCTCGGCCTCCAGCGCAGCGTCGGCCTGGACCCGGCCGGCTTCGCCCGGATGTTCGGCCTGGAGGCCGCCAAGCCGGCGCCCGCCCAGGGATTCGAGGCCCTCGGCCAGATGTTCGGGTCCGCGCAGCTGATGCAGGCGGTGCTGCGGCAGGCCTCGGCGACGAGCGGCGTCGGCGCGCAGGTCCTGCGCCAGATGCTGCCGATGATGGCGGGCGCCGTGGTGGCGAGCATCGTCCACGTCATGCTGAACCAGCCGCAGGCCGAGCCCGCGCGGCCGAGCGCGCCGCCCCCGCCCGTGCCGTTCCCGTTCGGCCCGGCCTGGGCCGAGATGGCCAAGGCGATGATGCCCGCCGTCGAGCCGCCGGCCCCGCCGCCGAAGCCCGCCGCCAAGCCGACCGCCAGGCCGACGGCCAAGCCCGCCGCCAACCCGCAGGCGGCCGCGGGCGAGGCCGGCTCCGACATGTTCCAGCAGATGCTGCGCACCGGTGCCGAGGTTCAGGGCAACAACATCCGGGCGATGCAGGAGCTGTTCGAGACCTTCTGGCCCGCCTCCGGCACGCCGTCCGCGAGCGCCGCGCCTCCGGCCCCGTCGGGTAGCCCGGCCCCGCCCGATCCGGCGCCGGCCGACCCCGCGGCTGGCAAGGGCCGGCGCGGTCGCCAGCCCGGCGGGACCGGTTGA
- a CDS encoding cupin domain-containing protein produces the protein MSEHLTAWDDRAESVGGNGVAKRTIPGSGASLVRVVVPAGVSAPAHSHDHEQFVQVLSGSGILETEQGRAPFSAGSVFHFPAGAWHAAAFETETVLIETNLAPPT, from the coding sequence ATGAGCGAGCACCTGACCGCCTGGGACGACCGCGCCGAGAGCGTCGGCGGGAACGGTGTGGCCAAGCGCACGATCCCGGGCTCCGGCGCCAGCCTCGTGCGCGTGGTCGTGCCGGCGGGCGTCTCCGCACCGGCCCACAGCCACGATCACGAGCAGTTCGTGCAGGTGCTCTCCGGCTCGGGGATCCTGGAGACCGAGCAGGGCCGCGCGCCGTTCTCGGCCGGCAGCGTGTTCCACTTCCCGGCGGGGGCGTGGCACGCGGCCGCGTTCGAGACCGAGACGGTCCTGATCGAGACGAACCTCGCGCCGCCGACCTGA
- a CDS encoding monovalent cation:proton antiporter-2 (CPA2) family protein, giving the protein MASPVEHASFLPPVLTFLTAAVIGVPIFRLIGQSAVLGYLVAGVLIGPSGLSLIAEPETAASVAEIGVVLLLFIVGLELHLSQLVSMRRDIFGLGTAQLVVCALVLGGAGILAGLSFGAAAVIGLALALSATAVALQLLEERGDLGSAYGARAFAVLLFQDLSVVGILALMPLLASAGEATDVSWLGEAAVSTGKALAAILAVVLVGRYGLNPFFRLLAASGAREVMTAAALLVVLGTALLMEQVGLSMAMGAFLAGILLAESNFRHQLEADIEPFRGMLLGLFFMSVGMSIDGNLVREVWPALFGATLAAILVKVAIVAGLFRLFGSDTLGALRGAAVLAPAGEFAFVLLPQAQDLGLTGVTATRFAVALAALTMLIGPIAAKGLDKLIERRNARSTFALEEPSSELSESGDARVLVIGFGRFGQVLTHVLMAEGIPVTVIDKDVEQLRAASRFGFRIYYGDGTRLDVLRAAGIGRVELVCICVDDREGALKIVDIVHEEFSSVRTFVRAYDRLHAVELMNRDVDYQIRETAESALAFGRAALEGLGLSPEAATARTDDVRKRDIARLVLQQAGALPDGSSWMRGAAAGLKPEPLTAPVRPARALSTETRDLVGSDRREAAERLLEKPALAPQETEAAEESDPETELEAEGSARDA; this is encoded by the coding sequence ATGGCGAGCCCCGTCGAACATGCGAGCTTCCTGCCGCCGGTCCTGACCTTCCTCACCGCGGCTGTGATCGGCGTGCCGATCTTCCGGCTGATCGGGCAGAGCGCCGTGCTCGGCTACCTCGTGGCCGGCGTGCTGATCGGGCCCTCCGGCCTGTCGCTGATCGCCGAGCCCGAGACGGCGGCGAGCGTCGCCGAGATCGGCGTGGTGCTCCTGCTCTTCATCGTCGGCCTGGAGCTGCACCTGTCGCAGCTCGTCTCCATGCGCCGCGACATCTTCGGCCTCGGCACCGCGCAGCTCGTCGTCTGCGCGCTGGTGCTCGGCGGCGCCGGAATCCTGGCCGGCCTCAGTTTCGGCGCCGCCGCGGTGATCGGCCTCGCGCTCGCCCTCTCGGCCACCGCGGTGGCCCTGCAACTCCTGGAGGAGCGGGGCGATCTCGGCAGCGCCTACGGCGCGCGCGCCTTCGCGGTGCTGCTGTTCCAGGACCTGTCGGTGGTCGGCATCCTGGCGCTGATGCCGCTGCTGGCCTCGGCCGGCGAGGCGACCGACGTCTCCTGGCTCGGGGAGGCGGCGGTCTCCACCGGCAAGGCGCTCGCGGCGATCCTCGCGGTGGTGCTGGTCGGCCGCTACGGCCTGAACCCGTTCTTCCGGCTGCTCGCGGCGAGCGGCGCCCGCGAGGTGATGACCGCCGCGGCACTCCTGGTGGTGCTCGGCACCGCGCTGCTCATGGAGCAGGTCGGCCTGTCGATGGCGATGGGCGCGTTCCTCGCCGGCATCCTGCTGGCCGAGTCGAACTTCCGCCACCAGCTGGAGGCCGATATCGAGCCGTTCCGCGGCATGCTGCTCGGCCTGTTCTTCATGAGCGTCGGCATGTCGATCGACGGCAACCTCGTGCGCGAGGTCTGGCCGGCCCTGTTCGGCGCGACCCTGGCGGCGATCCTGGTCAAGGTCGCCATCGTGGCCGGCCTGTTCCGGCTGTTCGGCTCGGACACCCTCGGGGCCCTGCGGGGCGCCGCGGTCCTGGCGCCCGCGGGCGAGTTCGCCTTCGTGCTGCTGCCGCAGGCCCAGGATCTCGGCCTCACCGGCGTCACGGCGACGCGCTTCGCGGTGGCGCTCGCCGCGCTGACCATGCTGATCGGCCCCATCGCCGCCAAGGGTCTCGACAAGCTGATCGAGCGGCGCAACGCGCGCAGCACCTTCGCGCTGGAGGAGCCCTCCAGCGAGCTCTCCGAGAGCGGCGACGCCCGGGTGCTGGTGATCGGCTTCGGCCGGTTCGGGCAGGTGCTGACCCACGTGCTGATGGCCGAGGGCATCCCGGTCACGGTGATCGACAAGGACGTGGAGCAGCTGCGCGCCGCCTCGCGCTTCGGCTTCCGCATCTACTACGGCGACGGCACGCGCCTCGACGTGCTGCGCGCCGCCGGGATCGGTCGGGTCGAGCTGGTCTGCATCTGCGTCGACGACCGGGAGGGCGCCCTCAAGATCGTCGACATCGTCCACGAGGAGTTCTCCAGCGTGCGCACCTTCGTGCGGGCCTACGACCGCCTGCACGCGGTGGAGCTGATGAACCGGGACGTCGACTACCAGATCCGCGAGACCGCCGAATCCGCCCTCGCCTTCGGGCGGGCGGCCCTCGAGGGACTCGGCCTGTCGCCGGAGGCCGCCACCGCCCGGACCGACGATGTGCGCAAGCGCGACATCGCGCGGCTGGTCCTGCAGCAGGCTGGCGCCCTGCCGGACGGGTCCAGCTGGATGCGCGGCGCCGCGGCGGGCCTGAAGCCCGAGCCGCTGACCGCCCCGGTCCGGCCGGCCCGGGCGCTCAGCACCGAGACCCGCGACCTCGTGGGCAGCGACCGGCGCGAGGCCGCCGAGCGGCTCCTGGAGAAGCCCGCCCTGGCCCCGCAGGAGACGGAGGCCGCCGAGGAATCCGATCCGGAGACCGAGCTCGAAGCGGAAGGCAGCGCCCGGGATGCGTGA
- a CDS encoding MATE family efflux transporter, with product MSDLSDGPPPAEAGRFVTGSILRHVVVMAATGSVGLMAIFVVDLLSLLYVSTLGDPNLTAAVGFAGIVQFFATAVNIGLMIAAGALVGKAVGARDPAAARRLATSALVLGSLVAAVIAGLIALLAGPLLALIGAEGEALRVAVLFLHITLPSNLLLAAGMLFTGLLRAVGEAGQAMAVTLAGAVVTAFLDPLLIFGAGLGVTGAAITVCVARATFVAVGIRGVARHGLLGRPRLPDLPPDAAALAGVAGPAVLTNLAPSVASAFLARLFAGYGADAVAAASVIDRLTPVAFGGLFALSGAIGPILAQNWGAGRFDRMRGVLGAAIRVTLAYCAGVWLLLALGREWLAALFGLQGGAAELFGFFCLVGGAIWFFNGLLFLGNAAFNNLGFPLRSTLLNWGRATLGTIPPAMLGAALYGPRGVVAGMGIGSLIFGALGILLARRTVDRLEGSGPRRPGADIAAEAPQRAAPLPAGHAHPEPMT from the coding sequence ATGTCTGACCTGTCCGACGGGCCGCCCCCGGCGGAGGCGGGCCGCTTCGTCACCGGCTCGATCCTCCGCCACGTCGTCGTGATGGCCGCCACCGGCTCGGTGGGGCTGATGGCGATCTTCGTCGTCGACCTCCTGTCGCTGCTCTACGTCTCGACGCTGGGCGACCCGAACCTCACGGCGGCGGTCGGCTTCGCCGGCATCGTGCAGTTCTTCGCCACGGCGGTGAATATCGGCCTGATGATCGCGGCCGGCGCCCTGGTGGGGAAGGCCGTCGGCGCGCGCGACCCGGCGGCGGCGCGGCGCCTCGCGACGTCCGCGCTGGTCCTCGGCAGCCTCGTGGCCGCCGTCATCGCGGGGCTGATCGCGCTGCTGGCCGGCCCGCTCCTGGCCCTGATCGGCGCCGAGGGCGAGGCGCTGCGCGTGGCCGTCCTGTTCCTCCACATCACCCTGCCGTCGAACCTGCTGCTCGCCGCCGGCATGCTGTTCACCGGCCTGCTGCGAGCGGTCGGCGAGGCGGGTCAGGCGATGGCGGTCACGCTCGCCGGCGCCGTCGTCACCGCGTTCCTCGACCCGCTGCTGATCTTCGGGGCGGGCCTCGGCGTGACGGGCGCGGCGATCACGGTCTGCGTGGCGCGCGCGACCTTCGTGGCGGTGGGCATCCGCGGCGTCGCGCGGCACGGGCTCCTCGGCCGGCCGCGCCTGCCCGACCTGCCGCCCGACGCGGCCGCCCTGGCGGGGGTCGCGGGCCCGGCCGTGCTCACCAACCTCGCACCCTCGGTGGCGAGCGCCTTCCTGGCGCGCCTTTTTGCCGGCTACGGAGCGGATGCGGTCGCCGCCGCTTCGGTGATCGACCGGCTGACGCCGGTGGCTTTCGGCGGCCTGTTCGCGCTGTCGGGGGCGATCGGCCCGATCCTGGCGCAGAACTGGGGTGCGGGCCGGTTCGATCGGATGCGCGGCGTGCTCGGCGCGGCGATCCGGGTGACGCTGGCCTACTGCGCCGGGGTCTGGCTTCTCCTGGCGCTCGGCCGGGAGTGGCTCGCCGCCCTGTTCGGCCTGCAGGGGGGCGCGGCCGAGCTGTTCGGCTTCTTCTGCCTCGTCGGTGGCGCGATCTGGTTCTTCAACGGGCTGCTGTTCCTCGGCAACGCCGCCTTCAACAATCTCGGCTTCCCGCTGCGCTCGACGCTGCTGAACTGGGGCCGGGCGACGCTCGGGACGATCCCGCCGGCGATGCTCGGCGCGGCGCTCTACGGCCCCCGCGGGGTGGTGGCCGGGATGGGGATCGGCTCCCTGATCTTCGGGGCGCTCGGCATCCTGCTGGCCCGCCGCACGGTCGACCGGCTGGAGGGAAGCGGTCCGCGGCGGCCGGGGGCGGACATCGCCGCGGAGGCGCCCCAGCGCGCGGCGCCGCTGCCGGCGGGGCACGCCCATCCCGAGCCGATGACCTGA